The following are encoded in a window of Corynebacterium marinum DSM 44953 genomic DNA:
- a CDS encoding dTMP kinase yields MIIAIEGIDGAGKNTLVNAIRESSGVPVAVLAFPRYDSSVPAQLVAEALHGRMGDLTDSVYAMATLFALDRYGAREQLMRYVDSAEIILLDRYVASNAAYSAARLQDDAVMDWVHDLEFGRLGLPVPDLQVLLATDPGTASQRALSREAQDTSRERDRYERDTGLQKRTYDAYLRLAERDWAGRWLVTTDPADILQEIR; encoded by the coding sequence ATGATCATCGCAATTGAAGGAATAGACGGCGCCGGAAAGAACACCCTGGTCAACGCGATCAGGGAGAGTTCGGGCGTCCCCGTCGCGGTACTCGCGTTCCCGCGCTACGACAGTTCTGTCCCCGCCCAGCTCGTCGCCGAGGCGCTGCACGGGCGGATGGGCGACCTGACCGACTCCGTCTACGCCATGGCCACCCTGTTCGCCCTGGACCGGTACGGCGCCCGGGAGCAGCTCATGCGCTACGTCGACTCCGCGGAGATCATCCTGCTCGACCGCTACGTCGCCTCCAACGCGGCGTATTCGGCGGCGCGTCTGCAGGATGACGCCGTCATGGACTGGGTCCACGATCTGGAGTTCGGGAGACTGGGTCTTCCGGTCCCGGACCTGCAGGTTCTCCTGGCTACCGACCCTGGGACGGCGTCGCAGAGGGCCCTCTCGCGGGAGGCGCAGGACACAAGCAGGGAAAGAGATCGTTACGAACGTGACACCGGCCTGCAGAAACGGACCTATGATGCATATCTGAGGCTCGCTGAACGGGACTGGGCGGGTCGTTGGCTCGTCACCACCGATCCCGCGGATATCCTGCAAGAAATCAGATGA
- the lpqB gene encoding MtrAB system accessory lipoprotein LpqB, with amino-acid sequence MRIALTLTAVAAAVGLLTACTTLPTDTEPQALRSFEPQVVEQTDLGPQPGQEPDLLLRDFYTASAHPVQDYQSARSFLTTETEEQWNPSESILVVDRIDLITQPGSTSERRSFNVRGSVVGRIATGGSYEPENGVYEATVEMVRENGQWRISALPAGVVLERTELRNQFQPQRLFFAAPSGNVLISDRRWIYSGHQALDTALITLMMEGPSPTLAPAVNDLLPPEATFAGVVDGAYNFTGLADADDEARRLFAAQLVWTLAVANVPEPYAVLADGVPLSAEYEQLTTDDFAEFNPLVNTSRTVPLYALTDGVVSRVASNQVAPVDGELGSLRDIESVDITSTGSVAAVRKEGTGPDSSVLMSGTLEEGLREALRAETMSRPTFEVDPQNQWVVVDGETVVRVVYSGPSGEFTRSEVDSSEIDGLEGDISVLRLSRSGARVAMIIDGRVHVGVVNRVGPADKRIVNVRELAPQLGGTALSLDWQPDGSLIVGTSTPETPVWRIEQDGSAVTSLPSGNITAPVVAVAAAPSMIYLTDANAVLQLPTTGGDNVFWREVSGLQGVRSAPVVAY; translated from the coding sequence ATGAGAATTGCCCTCACCCTGACCGCGGTTGCGGCGGCCGTCGGCCTGCTCACTGCGTGCACGACCCTGCCCACCGACACTGAACCGCAGGCGCTGCGTTCCTTTGAGCCGCAGGTGGTCGAGCAGACAGATCTGGGACCACAGCCCGGTCAGGAGCCAGACCTTCTCCTCCGCGACTTCTACACCGCCTCCGCGCACCCGGTGCAGGACTACCAGTCGGCCCGTTCCTTTCTGACGACGGAGACCGAGGAGCAGTGGAATCCCAGCGAGTCGATCCTGGTGGTCGACCGGATCGACCTGATCACCCAGCCCGGTTCCACTTCGGAACGCCGCTCATTCAACGTGCGCGGGTCCGTGGTAGGCCGGATCGCCACCGGCGGTTCCTACGAGCCGGAGAACGGCGTTTACGAGGCGACCGTGGAGATGGTGCGGGAGAACGGACAGTGGCGGATCTCCGCGCTGCCCGCGGGCGTGGTGCTGGAACGAACCGAGCTGCGCAACCAGTTCCAGCCGCAGCGCCTCTTTTTCGCCGCCCCCTCGGGCAACGTCCTGATCAGTGATCGCCGGTGGATCTACTCAGGCCACCAGGCATTGGACACCGCCCTGATCACCCTGATGATGGAAGGCCCGTCGCCGACGCTGGCGCCGGCGGTCAACGACCTTCTGCCTCCGGAGGCCACCTTCGCAGGCGTGGTCGACGGGGCCTACAATTTCACCGGCCTCGCCGACGCGGACGATGAGGCCAGGCGCCTGTTCGCGGCGCAACTCGTGTGGACCCTGGCGGTGGCCAACGTCCCCGAGCCCTACGCGGTGCTCGCCGACGGGGTGCCCCTGTCCGCGGAGTACGAACAGCTCACCACCGACGACTTCGCCGAGTTCAACCCCCTGGTCAACACGTCCAGGACGGTGCCGCTCTACGCACTCACCGACGGTGTGGTCAGCCGGGTCGCATCCAACCAGGTGGCCCCGGTGGACGGGGAGCTGGGTAGCCTGCGCGACATCGAATCGGTCGACATCACCTCCACCGGGTCCGTCGCCGCGGTGCGGAAGGAGGGCACCGGGCCGGACAGCTCGGTGCTCATGTCCGGCACTCTGGAGGAGGGCCTGCGCGAGGCGCTGCGGGCCGAGACAATGTCGCGCCCCACCTTCGAGGTCGACCCGCAGAATCAGTGGGTCGTCGTCGACGGGGAGACCGTCGTCCGGGTGGTGTACTCCGGGCCGAGCGGCGAGTTCACCCGCTCCGAGGTGGACTCCTCGGAAATTGACGGGCTGGAGGGCGACATCTCCGTTCTTCGGCTGTCCAGGTCCGGCGCGCGCGTGGCCATGATCATCGACGGCCGCGTCCATGTCGGGGTAGTCAACCGGGTGGGGCCCGCGGACAAACGGATCGTCAACGTCCGCGAGCTGGCCCCGCAGCTGGGCGGCACGGCACTGTCCCTGGACTGGCAGCCGGACGGCTCGCTCATCGTGGGCACCTCCACGCCGGAGACCCCGGTCTGGCGCATCGAACAGGACGGCTCGGCCGTCACCTCCCTGCCCTCCGGCAACATCACGGCCCCGGTCGTCGCGGTCGCCGCGGCGCCGTCGATGATCTACCTCACTGACGCGAACGCGGTTCTCCAGCTGCCGACGACCGGCGGGGACAACGTCTTCTGGCGT
- the mtrB gene encoding MtrAB system histidine kinase MtrB: protein MYDRISETWRTSLQVRVIGSIFLASAVVMFILGMSLISVVTSRLVDTKLDIANSEIDRARVTVEQQIDATSATSTAQVRINSARASLTQRTSQSDIAAVYEPVLVVAGQEGSVISAPEGYRIPEKLRRFVSEDQVSYQFANVSRADGSTYNALVIGTPTDTDIPDLQVYLVMSMESDESTLALLRGLLSAASVVVVVLLVGIAWLATQQVTAPVRSASRIAQRLAAGHLRERMAVDGEDEMARLAISFNDMAEKLSSQIQQLEEYGDLQRQFTSDVSHELRTPLTTVRMAADLIASDPDSLEPHTRRASELMIRELDRFEELLTDLLEISRHDAGVADLSEARMDVRSCITAAWEQTAHLATALDVEVRFHTPDEPVLITGDPRRIERVLRNLFANAIDHSEGSPIDVVLAANEEAVAITVTDHGVGLKPGQEELVFNRFWRADASRRRHSGGTGLGLAIAREDVALHGGRLDAAGTIGVGSQFRVVLPREPRQMFTESPLELEAPTP from the coding sequence GTGTACGACCGCATCAGCGAGACCTGGCGGACCTCGCTGCAGGTGCGGGTCATCGGGTCGATTTTCCTCGCCTCCGCGGTCGTCATGTTCATCCTGGGGATGTCCCTGATTTCCGTCGTCACCTCGCGGCTGGTGGATACGAAGCTGGACATCGCCAACTCGGAGATCGACCGCGCCCGCGTGACGGTGGAGCAGCAGATCGACGCCACGTCGGCGACGTCGACGGCGCAGGTGCGCATCAACTCGGCGCGGGCGTCGCTCACGCAGCGCACGTCCCAGTCGGACATCGCCGCGGTGTACGAGCCGGTCCTCGTCGTCGCAGGCCAGGAGGGGTCGGTGATCTCCGCGCCGGAGGGGTACCGCATCCCGGAGAAGTTGCGGCGCTTCGTGTCCGAGGACCAGGTCTCCTACCAGTTCGCCAACGTCAGCCGGGCGGACGGTTCCACCTATAACGCGCTGGTCATCGGCACGCCCACGGACACGGACATTCCGGATCTGCAGGTCTACCTGGTGATGTCCATGGAGTCGGACGAATCGACCCTGGCGCTCCTGCGCGGCCTTCTCTCCGCGGCGAGCGTGGTCGTGGTCGTGCTGCTCGTGGGCATCGCTTGGCTGGCCACGCAGCAGGTGACGGCGCCGGTCCGCTCGGCGTCGAGAATTGCCCAGCGGCTGGCCGCCGGACATCTGCGCGAACGCATGGCCGTCGACGGCGAGGACGAGATGGCGCGCCTGGCCATCAGCTTCAACGACATGGCGGAAAAGCTGTCCAGCCAGATCCAGCAGCTCGAGGAATACGGCGACCTGCAACGTCAGTTCACCTCGGATGTGTCCCATGAGCTGCGCACCCCGTTGACCACGGTCCGCATGGCCGCGGACCTGATCGCCTCCGACCCGGACAGCCTCGAACCCCACACCCGGCGTGCTTCCGAGCTGATGATCCGCGAGCTCGACCGCTTCGAGGAGCTGCTCACCGACCTCCTGGAGATCTCGCGGCACGACGCCGGCGTCGCCGACCTCTCCGAGGCGCGTATGGACGTCCGCTCCTGCATCACCGCCGCCTGGGAGCAGACCGCGCACCTGGCGACCGCGCTGGATGTCGAGGTCCGGTTCCACACCCCCGACGAGCCGGTGCTCATCACCGGTGACCCGCGGCGCATCGAACGCGTGCTGCGCAACCTCTTCGCCAACGCCATCGACCACTCGGAGGGCAGTCCCATCGACGTGGTTCTGGCGGCCAACGAGGAGGCCGTGGCAATCACGGTCACCGACCACGGGGTGGGACTCAAACCGGGGCAGGAGGAGCTGGTGTTCAACCGTTTCTGGCGCGCCGACGCCTCCCGCCGCCGCCACTCCGGCGGGACGGGGCTGGGGCTGGCCATCGCCCGGGAGGATGTGGCGTTGCACGGCGGACGCCTCGACGCGGCGGGAACCATCGGGGTAGGTTCGCAGTTCCGGGTGGTCCTGCCGCGGGAGCCGCGGCAGATGTTCACCGAGAGCCCCCTGGAACTGGAGGCACCGACGCCATGA
- a CDS encoding DUF4259 domain-containing protein: protein MSTWDVAIFGEEDNIDFLDELNDLDDDDIIEAVRDACLLVLKQPNVSEVERKNGLAAATIAAIWAGAPFSAGDVADSYPYIRALIGSGDETLNEAAAELLETVEEDQDVDAFTEALS from the coding sequence ATGAGTACTTGGGACGTGGCAATCTTCGGCGAGGAAGACAACATCGATTTCCTCGACGAACTCAATGACCTGGACGACGACGACATCATCGAGGCGGTCCGCGACGCCTGCCTGCTGGTACTGAAACAGCCGAACGTCTCCGAGGTCGAGCGGAAGAACGGGCTGGCGGCGGCGACCATTGCCGCCATCTGGGCCGGCGCGCCGTTCTCGGCCGGGGACGTCGCGGATTCGTACCCCTACATCCGGGCGCTCATCGGTTCCGGCGATGAGACGTTGAACGAGGCTGCGGCCGAACTGCTGGAGACCGTGGAGGAAGATCAGGACGTGGATGCTTTCACGGAGGCGCTCTCCTAG
- the mtrA gene encoding MtrAB system response regulator MtrA: MAPKILVVDDDPSISDMLTLVLETEGFEPVAVMDGNEAVQAFREHQPDLILLDLMLPGMNGVDICRAIRLESAVPIVMLTAKTDTVDVVLGLETGADDYITKPFKPKELIARIRARLRRTEAAPNEILEVGDLTIDVPEHTVKRGHEEISLTPLEFDLLLEMARRPRKVHTREELLENVWGYRHASDTRLVNVHVQRLRAKIEKDPENPQIVLTVRGVGYKTGMGE, from the coding sequence ATGGCGCCAAAGATTCTCGTCGTCGACGACGATCCGTCGATCTCCGACATGTTGACCCTCGTCCTCGAGACGGAGGGGTTCGAACCGGTGGCCGTCATGGACGGTAATGAAGCCGTGCAGGCGTTCCGCGAGCACCAGCCGGACCTGATCCTGCTTGATCTCATGCTGCCGGGCATGAACGGCGTGGATATCTGCCGTGCCATCCGCCTGGAGTCCGCCGTGCCCATCGTCATGCTCACCGCCAAGACCGACACGGTGGACGTGGTGCTGGGGCTGGAGACCGGCGCGGACGACTACATCACCAAGCCCTTCAAGCCGAAAGAGCTGATCGCCCGCATCCGGGCGCGTCTCCGCCGCACCGAAGCCGCGCCCAACGAGATCCTCGAGGTCGGGGATCTGACCATCGACGTCCCGGAACACACCGTCAAGCGCGGCCACGAGGAGATCTCGCTCACCCCGCTCGAGTTCGATCTGCTCCTGGAGATGGCGCGGAGGCCGCGGAAGGTCCACACCCGCGAGGAGCTGCTGGAGAATGTGTGGGGGTACCGCCACGCCTCCGACACCCGGCTGGTCAACGTGCATGTGCAGCGGTTGCGCGCCAAGATCGAGAAGGACCCGGAGAATCCGCAGATCGTGCTCACCGTCCGGGGCGTGGGCTACAAGACGGGCATGGGGGAGTAG